The Geobacillus stearothermophilus ATCC 12980 genome contains a region encoding:
- a CDS encoding DUF5590 domain-containing protein, protein MKKWGWLALLFFGFLIWQAWLIYGEAMAPKRSMAEHALARAREAVGLIDVKKVYTYYGDEAYTVFIGRTKQEKTDVVVWVPEKGGNVVVKRADSGISEAKARAILERDRRPQQIIDATLGMEKGVPLWELTYIDSEGRYSFYYLHFTDGAFLKRYSFQR, encoded by the coding sequence ATGAAAAAATGGGGATGGTTGGCTCTCCTTTTTTTTGGTTTCCTCATTTGGCAGGCATGGTTGATTTATGGAGAGGCGATGGCGCCCAAACGGTCCATGGCGGAACACGCGCTTGCGCGGGCGAGGGAGGCAGTCGGATTGATTGACGTCAAGAAAGTCTATACATATTATGGGGATGAAGCGTACACTGTATTCATCGGCCGGACGAAGCAAGAAAAAACGGACGTCGTCGTTTGGGTGCCGGAAAAAGGAGGAAATGTCGTCGTCAAGCGGGCGGACAGCGGCATCAGCGAAGCAAAAGCGCGCGCCATTTTAGAGCGCGACCGCCGCCCGCAGCAGATCATTGACGCGACGCTCGGCATGGAAAAAGGCGTGCCTCTTTGGGAGTTGACATATATCGATTCGGAAGGAAGGTATTCGTTTTATTACCTTCATTTCACCGATGGCGCGTTCTTGAAGAGGTACAGTTTTCAACGATGA
- a CDS encoding YpmA family protein has product MESKIEVLATVKVQHSDDLYKIVDCLNRTLKRNNLMFGLALDENDKRQAVFTIYRT; this is encoded by the coding sequence ATGGAAAGCAAAATTGAAGTGCTCGCCACCGTCAAAGTCCAGCATTCCGACGATTTGTACAAAATTGTCGACTGCTTGAACCGGACGCTGAAGCGCAACAATTTAATGTTTGGCCTTGCTTTGGATGAGAACGACAAACGACAGGCCGTCTTCACGATTTACCGGACGTGA